A stretch of Lathyrus oleraceus cultivar Zhongwan6 chromosome 6, CAAS_Psat_ZW6_1.0, whole genome shotgun sequence DNA encodes these proteins:
- the LOC127093221 gene encoding protein OXIDATIVE STRESS 3 LIKE 4 → MDVMVGPSFSIDVPSSPPFTGNRPTGNVFFSGDSSGSSSSIGTPDDSDIENENVSPKRNREDDEEVQSKFKGLNSLDSLEDSLPTKKGLSNHFIGKSKSFSDLSQVTNVDELKKQENPFNKRRRVLIASKLSRKSFYSCFNPKSMPLLRVDEDEDDEDDEEDQGVDKEVGAKESPSSSCSSMEEKKNVQKDEVMMRQFENRMPQSYASHMRLRLGSFKSRSFSLADLQEHDGVEEDADDDDVDDEQHLD, encoded by the exons ATGGATGTTATGGTGGGTCCCTCTTTCTCCATCGACGTTCCGTCATCACCTCCGTTCACAGGTAACCGTCCGACCGGTAACGTGTTTTTCTCCGGCGACTCGTCGGGAAGCTCGTCCTCGATCGGAACACCAGATGACAGCGACATAGAAAACGAGAATGTTTCTCCGAAGAGAAACCGTGAAGACGATGAAGAAGTTCAGAGCAAGTTCAAAGGTTTGAACTCTCTTGATTCATTAGAAGATTCTCTTCCAACAAA GAAGGGATTATCGAATCATTTTATTGGAAAATCAAAATCGTTTTCGGATCTATCTCAAGTGACAAATGTGGATGAACTGAAAAAGCAAGAGAATCCATTCAACAAGAGGAGAAGGGTTTTGATTGCATCTAAGTTATCAAGAAAATCTTTTTATTCTTGTTTCAATCCAAAATCAATGCCCCTTTTGCGTGTggatgaggatgaagatgatgaagatgatgaagaagatcAAGGAGTGGATAAAGAAGTTGGAGCAAAAGAGTCACCATCATCTTCATGTTCTTCAATGGAGGAAAAGAAGAATGTACAAAAAGATGAAGTGATGATGAGACAATTTGAGAATAGAATGCCTCAATCTTATGCTAGTCATATGAGGCTTAGGTTAGGGAGCTTTAAGTCTAGGAGCTTTTCTCTTGCGGATCTACAAGAACATGATGGGGTGGAGGAAGATgcagatgatgatgatgttgatgatgaacagCATTTGGATTAA